From the genome of Nicotiana sylvestris chromosome 1, ASM39365v2, whole genome shotgun sequence:
TAAACTTTTCAACATTAAGAAGTTTTCCATTTTGACTTAGTTATTCTGAGCTTCTGTTTTGCTCATTCTTGCCTTTATATTCAAGGACTTATTaaataatttgcacttttatttcataaaatattttcttaacttcatgaatgtttaaatcaaacatgATTTTTATAAAAGAaggcccttttatattcgacacttaatgaagaagacgtctcaacttcataatggtgtaaatgtacgacaaaagaaataggaacacacatgtttcttgaaataactttgataaagttttcatttgaactttgtcaagtttaaatAACATCTTTATAACTTTTTCGTAACTATTTTCTTTACAATATATttcaaaaaaggaaataaaatacaaggtttttatttataactcGTTTCTATACATTGTCTTTAACCTATATATGATAAGGTTTTCTTTGGATTTATGTTTATTGGCTCGTAAGTTTACCCTGCACTTGATTCATTCAATGAGTAGACTTTTCGGGCTTTGACTTGAACTTTGATTATTTCTcagtcttctttgccttctttacatATATGTCCTATGTAtactatatatttttattttcttttggttcTTGAATGGAATCGGGCCTTGATTCCACATCTGTTCGCCCATGTTCAGTTGAGGCTTGTGTCGTAGTATCCTCAACTGGATTCTGTAATTGCTACTTTTCTTCGTTTTTTGTACTTGAATCTGCTAAAGAGTTGATGCTCTTGGATGTCTGTTGATCCCCACGGATTTGACGTATTCCCTATGGTGAtgaaaatttaataacttgatgtaaggtAGACATCACATCATCCATCTCGTGAATCCACAGTCTCCCGAGAATTatattgtaagccatttccatCTCAACCACCTGAAATTTCGTATCTTTGACAACCCCTTCTGCGAATGTGGTAAGTATTACCCCCCTTTTTGTTACAACACTTGAATTGTCAAAACAAGATAAAGTATGTGCCTTAGGTACTagcttatcttcagcttgcatctcgttTAATACTCTTAACAAAAttatgttcacggaactacctagatcaatcaaaactcgtttcacattaatatcatgtacaagtagagatattaTCAGAGCATCGTTGTGTGGAGTTAACACGCCGtccgcatctgcatcatcaaatgtaatacttTCTTCCTCCAAAACATGCCGGACCCGCTTCCCGTGTGTAACTGTAACTTTTGAAATGTTCTTAGCCACCGTATATGTCACGCCATTGATTTCTTCGCCCCCGCTTATAACATTCACGGTCCTTTTCGGAGAAAGAGGTTTAGGgggctcctgcctgttcttcatgtcttgcttacctttttcactaaatagtTTGGTAAGATACCCTTGCTTTAATAAATGGTCTACTTCACCTTGTAGTAATCTACAATCTATTGTTTTATGACCATGAtcgttgtgaaactcgcaccaatgatCAAGATTACGCCTATTTGGatttgatctcatttcctttggccaccgCACCTTATTACCCATGCTTCTTAGTACTGCTACTAACTCTGAAGTGCTGACATTAAAATTGTAACCGCCAAATCTTGCCTTCAagcttctatcatcatctcgcgtCTCTCGTGCGTTTCAATCATTTCCAAACCTCGATGATGAACCCGACTCTCTATTTCTC
Proteins encoded in this window:
- the LOC138878118 gene encoding uncharacterized protein, with translation MGNKVRWPKEMRSNPNRRNLDHWCEFHNDHGHKTIDCRLLQGEVDHLLKQGYLTKLFSEKGKQDMKNRQEPPKPLSPKRTVNVISGGEEINGVTYTVAKNISKVTVTHGKRVRHVLEEESITFDDADADGVLTPHNDALIISLLVHDINVKRVLIDLGSSVNIILLRVLNEMQAEDKLVPKAHTLSCFDNSSVVTKRGVILTTFAEGVVKDTKFQVVEMEMAYNIILGRLWIHEMDDVMSTLHQVIKFSSP